The Thermus caldifontis genome includes a region encoding these proteins:
- a CDS encoding glucokinase translates to MTVVGLDLGGTKIAAGVFDGERLLSHVVLPTPEEGGLAVVRALAEATAKAEAEAGTRGVAIGLGTPGPLDFREGVIRFTPNIRGLVNFPIRRLLEEATGRPVYLENDANAAALAEHHLGAARGEDTSLFLTVSTGIGGGVVLGGRVLRGERGQGGELGHITLLPGGPLCGCGLEGCLEALAAGRALEREASYAYHRKVDTKELFQRFLEGEAKARRILLQGARYVGIGLASLVKAFDPGVVVVGGGLALNAPLAYWEALEEAYRHYLSGWEVPPLRRALLGGEAGLLGAALTAYLEVGNGSG, encoded by the coding sequence ATGACCGTGGTGGGCCTGGACCTGGGGGGCACCAAGATCGCCGCTGGGGTCTTTGACGGGGAAAGGCTTCTTTCCCACGTGGTCCTCCCCACCCCCGAAGAAGGCGGCCTAGCGGTGGTAAGGGCCTTGGCGGAGGCCACGGCCAAGGCCGAGGCGGAGGCCGGGACCAGGGGCGTGGCCATCGGCCTGGGTACCCCGGGGCCTTTGGACTTCAGGGAGGGGGTGATCCGTTTCACCCCCAACATCCGGGGCCTGGTGAACTTCCCCATCCGTCGCCTCCTGGAGGAGGCCACGGGGAGGCCCGTGTACCTGGAAAACGACGCCAACGCCGCCGCTTTGGCCGAGCACCACCTGGGGGCGGCCCGGGGGGAGGATACCTCCCTCTTCCTCACCGTCTCCACCGGGATCGGGGGCGGGGTGGTCCTGGGGGGAAGGGTCTTAAGGGGGGAAAGGGGGCAAGGGGGGGAGCTGGGGCACATCACCCTGCTTCCCGGAGGACCCCTATGCGGCTGCGGGCTGGAGGGGTGCCTGGAGGCCCTGGCCGCTGGCCGGGCCCTGGAGCGGGAGGCCTCCTACGCCTACCACCGCAAGGTGGACACCAAGGAGCTCTTCCAGCGCTTTCTGGAGGGCGAGGCCAAGGCCAGGCGCATCCTTCTCCAAGGGGCCCGTTACGTGGGAATCGGCCTTGCCAGCCTGGTGAAGGCCTTTGACCCCGGGGTGGTGGTGGTGGGCGGGGGGCTGGCCCTCAACGCCCCTCTGGCGTACTGGGAAGCCCTGGAGGAAGCCTACCGGCATTACCTCTCGGGCTGGGAGGTACCCCCTTTGCGCCGGGCCCTTCTGGGCGGGGAAGCCGGGCTTCTAGGCGCCGCCCTCACCGCCTATTTGGAGGTAGGGAATGGAAGCGGGTAA
- a CDS encoding LOG family protein: MRFLSVFVSSRLSPDDPGYARLVRYGEVLAEEGFGLACGGYQGGMEALARGVKAKGGMVVGVTAPGLFPERKGPSPYVDLELPASSLPERIGRLLDLGAGYLALPGGVGTLAELVLAWNLLYLRRGLGRPLAVDPYWLSLLKPHGEIAPEDLALLHPVADEEGLRRFLRSL; the protein is encoded by the coding sequence ATGCGGTTCCTTAGCGTTTTCGTCTCCTCCAGGCTTTCCCCGGATGACCCCGGGTACGCCCGCCTGGTCCGCTACGGGGAGGTTCTGGCTGAGGAGGGCTTCGGCCTGGCCTGCGGAGGGTACCAGGGGGGGATGGAGGCCTTGGCCCGGGGGGTAAAGGCCAAGGGGGGTATGGTGGTGGGGGTTACGGCCCCCGGCCTTTTTCCCGAACGCAAGGGGCCAAGCCCCTATGTGGACTTGGAACTTCCCGCCTCCTCCTTGCCCGAGCGCATCGGGCGGCTTTTGGACCTGGGGGCGGGGTACCTGGCCCTTCCCGGGGGGGTGGGTACCCTGGCGGAACTGGTGCTGGCCTGGAACCTCCTCTACCTGCGGCGGGGCCTGGGCCGGCCCCTGGCGGTGGACCCTTACTGGCTTTCCCTCCTCAAGCCCCACGGGGAGATCGCCCCGGAGGACCTGGCCCTTTTGCACCCCGTGGCGGACGAGGAAGGTTTGCGGCGGTTTCTAAGGAGCCTATGA
- a CDS encoding universal stress protein, protein MYKSILMPTDGSPCSLQALEHGLSLAKVLGAKVHFLYVLENPAQAIWIAPESVPYGLELLEDLKKAGEEAIAKALNLAQEKGVEATGEVKEGVPVPTIVEAAKGFDLLVMGTHGRTGLDKLLLGSVTEGVLHRVGIPVLVVRCR, encoded by the coding sequence ATGTACAAAAGCATCCTGATGCCCACGGACGGTAGCCCCTGTAGCCTGCAGGCCCTGGAGCATGGCCTTTCCCTGGCCAAGGTCCTGGGGGCCAAGGTCCACTTCCTCTACGTGCTGGAGAACCCCGCCCAGGCCATCTGGATTGCTCCGGAAAGCGTTCCCTATGGCCTGGAGCTTCTGGAGGACCTGAAGAAGGCGGGGGAGGAGGCCATCGCCAAGGCCCTTAACCTGGCCCAGGAAAAGGGGGTGGAGGCCACGGGGGAGGTGAAGGAAGGGGTGCCGGTGCCCACCATCGTGGAGGCGGCCAAGGGGTTTGACCTCCTGGTCATGGGCACCCATGGGCGCACCGGGCTGGACAAGCTCCTCTTGGGCTCGGTGACCGAGGGGGTCTTGCACCGGGTGGGGATACCCGTTCTGGTGGTGCGGTGCCGTTAA
- a CDS encoding M20 family metallopeptidase translates to MDWVRLLSRLIQAESLPGQEGEAAGLLLEALRGMGLPATLDEAGNVEALLGEKEPEVVLAGHLDVVPVGDTSHWPYPQGAVAQEALWGRGAVDMKGPLVAMLLALEALSQKPLKGRVRFLATVQEEVGGLGSRHAAARLAPLAFILGEPSALRLMRGHRGRAEVWADFEGEEAHAALSGPENPLYDLGEYLLALRDLPLPPSLKLTPTRVDTYPGARNQTPGVVRLYLDVRYEPEADLEGLLERLKALGDASVYIPEEERASGEVRLLIPALWPPYRLPEDHPLLLAALKALGQEKAGLWPFTTDAPYLGAKAPVLGYGPGDPALAHTPREHIPLREVERAAQDYVHLVEALWNAA, encoded by the coding sequence GTGGACTGGGTACGGCTTCTTTCCCGCCTCATCCAGGCGGAAAGCCTTCCGGGGCAGGAAGGGGAGGCTGCGGGCTTGCTCCTCGAGGCCCTAAGGGGAATGGGACTCCCCGCCACCCTGGACGAGGCGGGAAACGTGGAGGCCCTGCTGGGGGAAAAGGAACCCGAGGTGGTCCTGGCCGGCCACCTGGACGTGGTACCCGTGGGGGACACCAGCCACTGGCCCTACCCCCAAGGCGCCGTGGCCCAGGAGGCCCTTTGGGGCCGGGGGGCGGTGGACATGAAAGGCCCGTTGGTGGCCATGCTCCTGGCCCTCGAGGCCCTTTCGCAAAAACCCCTCAAGGGGCGGGTGCGCTTCCTGGCCACGGTGCAGGAGGAAGTGGGGGGCTTGGGGAGCCGCCATGCGGCGGCAAGGCTTGCCCCTCTCGCCTTTATCCTGGGGGAGCCTTCAGCTTTAAGGCTCATGCGGGGCCACCGGGGCCGGGCGGAGGTCTGGGCGGACTTTGAGGGGGAAGAGGCCCACGCCGCCCTTTCGGGCCCGGAAAACCCCCTCTATGATCTGGGGGAGTACCTCCTAGCCCTACGGGACCTTCCCCTGCCCCCCAGCCTCAAGCTCACCCCCACCCGGGTGGACACCTACCCCGGGGCCAGAAACCAGACCCCGGGGGTGGTGCGCCTGTACCTGGACGTGCGCTACGAACCCGAGGCCGATCTGGAAGGACTTTTGGAGAGGCTCAAGGCCCTTGGGGACGCCTCGGTCTACATCCCCGAGGAGGAGCGGGCCTCGGGAGAGGTGCGCCTCCTCATCCCTGCCCTCTGGCCCCCCTACCGCCTGCCCGAAGACCACCCCCTGCTCCTTGCGGCCCTTAAGGCCCTAGGCCAGGAGAAGGCGGGCCTTTGGCCCTTCACCACCGACGCCCCTTACCTGGGGGCCAAGGCTCCCGTCTTGGGCTATGGCCCGGGGGACCCTGCCCTGGCCCACACCCCTAGGGAGCACATCCCCTTAAGGGAGGTGGAAAGGGCCGCCCAAGACTACGTGCACCTGGTGGAGGCCCTATGGAACGCCGCCTGA
- the rlmB gene encoding 23S rRNA (guanosine(2251)-2'-O)-methyltransferase RlmB, translating into MWIYGRNPVLEALKEGRVRRVLVARGVEAWLLRELERLGAEYTLVPRIELDTLLKTTHHQGLAAEVEEPRYATLEEAFSLAEARGEMPLLVFLDGITDPRNYGAMIRSALALGAHGVVSEERRSAPLSPLALKASAGAALKLPVVKVKNLPRALEAVKERGLWVYGLDVRGEKTPKELDFQRPLALVLGSEGEGMRRLVRESCDELFRIPIRKEAESLNASVALGIALYAVALGRGVG; encoded by the coding sequence ATGTGGATCTACGGGAGGAACCCGGTCCTCGAGGCCCTGAAGGAGGGCCGGGTGCGGCGGGTCCTGGTGGCCAGGGGGGTGGAGGCCTGGCTTCTAAGGGAGCTGGAGAGGCTGGGGGCTGAGTATACCCTGGTGCCCCGCATTGAGCTGGACACCCTCCTAAAGACCACCCACCACCAGGGCCTGGCGGCGGAAGTGGAGGAACCCCGCTACGCCACCTTGGAGGAGGCCTTCTCCCTGGCGGAAGCCCGGGGGGAGATGCCCCTTCTGGTCTTTTTGGACGGCATCACCGACCCCAGGAACTACGGGGCCATGATCCGGAGCGCCCTGGCCTTAGGGGCCCATGGGGTGGTGTCCGAGGAACGCCGCAGCGCCCCCCTTTCCCCCTTGGCCCTGAAGGCCAGCGCCGGGGCCGCCCTAAAGCTTCCCGTGGTGAAGGTGAAAAACCTCCCCCGGGCCCTGGAGGCGGTAAAGGAACGGGGGCTTTGGGTGTACGGCCTGGACGTAAGGGGGGAAAAGACCCCCAAGGAGCTGGACTTCCAAAGGCCCCTGGCCCTGGTCTTGGGCTCGGAAGGGGAGGGCATGCGCCGGTTGGTAAGGGAAAGCTGCGATGAGCTTTTCCGCATCCCCATCCGGAAGGAGGCCGAGTCCCTGAACGCCTCCGTGGCCTTAGGGATAGCCCTGTATGCGGTGGCCTTGGGCCGGGGTGTAGGATAG